From the Palaemon carinicauda isolate YSFRI2023 chromosome 4, ASM3689809v2, whole genome shotgun sequence genome, the window AAATTTTAGGCCCCCCTCCCACCCGACCCACCCAAAAAGACTCCCTTACGTTCCTGATCGATCGTGCAAATGGCACGATGTCGGCAACATGAGCAGGCCCATTGAACCCCTGTAGAGCGACTGACGACAGACGGTACGGTCAACAGAACATTGAGTGCCTGATTTGATATAAAGAGGGCTTTGAACTGAATCCAGCCGTTTTATTATTGGGTCTGGTGTTATGTTGCATTTTACATTGCTGTCATTACATCTGGTTATGTTATTTATTTCGTTAGGATATTACTTAGTAGCCTATCAATTACATCAATGTGActtatttcaatttcattattagGTCTGTTGTTATGTCGCATTACTTTCGCATTCTTATACCCTTTTAAGTTTTCATTTCTTTAGGATATCCATGTAGTCCTCATTGTAGACATGTCCAACCATATTTATTACCATGCTTATAACTATACAGGTAAAGAAGCGCACTTATTGAATGCTATGAATTTATTAATTAAGAAAAgtggagggtctctctctctctctctctctctctctctctctctctctctctctctctctctctctctctctctctctctctctcgatgcgttGTGAGAACTGGCTAACGATGCCCACACTGCCTACTTACATACCTGATGGGTGACATAGGAATATAATTACCACGGGAATATTCATTCCATGTGTTATTCCATTGATTTTGGTTGCTCATTCATTCGCAAGGCTTCAAGTGACGTTGCTCCTCATTCGCCGTTAGTCACTCGACGCGTCTTTCGAATGCCTGGCTTCCAAAATTGTCTCGTGAAGATGAACGTCAAACCTTAATCTTTGCAAGATGTCCCACGTCCCGTGATGCCTAATGCTTGCGCACACATGTTGTCATGCACCCTAGGAGATTCATGGTGAACAAAGAGCTCGTATTAAATGATGGTATTGAgatctatcattttttttaaagtatctgGCAACAATCACCATCGCTAGACAAAAAATCGCCAGTGAGAGTCAAGCCTACTTCAGTCAGTGTCTGCAGCGTCACTTCGGACCCTCTATTccaattttatttctttcatcttttacttttactttgatggctgcttttccggtcccatacaacaggggaaccactctatctacaggacctccactgttgttttaccttgttcttttactgttatatcgtcactgtcaaaagactcatgaaataaaaaaaaaaaagtcttcagtttcctcttgaaagccttatgtcttcaatcattagaatgtttcgtgggagcttataatATAGTCTCGGGGTCACATATTTAAatgctctggagcccaaagtggacataaatctaggttccaacagtttgaagccatctgtaactattctcgtgtcgacacgatttgttggctgcgcaatatgtagcaattctcttaagtattttggacgactggttctgataacttggtgggttattgtacatattttaaattcaattctcactttaatcggcagccagtgtaaatcaattagtataggggtgatcctttctctaggtgggacaccttttatcagtcttgctcctctgtttattatgttttgtaatttcttaagttgcacttttggtaaattgtagtagatagagttgcagtagtcaatcctggtaataacagtttatcacaagtttctttacagaattttcgtccaggtgcttttttataaacgcaatatttcttagatgataaccatcagttttcattacattatttatttgggcatttggagacaggttacagtcaagaaatacacctagatctcgaactgtactagatatcggcaccgaatcattatttatgttcatttaaatatcacctaagtttctcacgctgtttctcttgcccaccaccatgaattcagcttTGTTCtcgtttaattttagttgtttaaatgtcatccattctctaacactatcaaatattcggtttagagtttcggtGGTGTCACGTATATCATGTATGGAGAAgaaaaattgtgtgtcatctgcaaatagtttaaactttacgCCATGCCTTTGAAGCATTTTCGAtacaccaatagtatagatgcagaataagattgggccaagtacactccacctccgtttaagggttcatatgatgaataagagtttccaatttgtacacagtaatttctaccaactaagtagtcttttaggtattcgaaggcttgatcttcaacgccgatggaccgtagatcatttagtagcagttcatgcacaactgtatcaaaagcagcactaagatcgagcagtattaagataccacatttattttcatccatcatttctagcatatcatttacaacagagcagatggctgtctccatagagtatagttttctgtaagcagattggttgtcaggtaaGCTTCTATCATTTCTAAGTGGCTGataagttgttcaagaattacatattcaagcacttttgagataaatgatagatttgaaataggtctatatgagcttaatgcctggtagtccagtgcatttttcagaactggtgtgaccagGGCCGGATTAAGAAGTCTCCGGGCCCTTTGAGTTACGGGTAAGCAAAGCAACCCCTTCCAGCTCGGTGTGAGCCTGTTTAAGGTCTAATCAAATACATTCTGGCTATTTAGATTAAATCTAATAGGGAAAGTACACTAAggcaaccaaaaccatttaccaacagccattataactatcttgttaaatcatgcattttaaagagaataagctcaagacaacatagtattactagattaggctatcaaagtagtgacatcatgtacctactatattcagcataaccactacagcagtatcattccctttatatatcactgaccattattgttatcattgcatcatgcataagactatcaaatcatataaactcaagaaagtaaagaattgttagataaagtaatgacttataaccctacacctattacattcaacacagccactgttatcattccgtttatatcacattttgccattaagcctataataatcagtaaatcattcatatcaaaaatagaaactcaaagtacaatatttctagataattaaatctttgccatcttatacccttctcctttaacataataattccattttcattagtatttaccattacgcttatctaattatatgtttaaagaaaagaaacagaagaatcctaggttactaaagcaatagcatcatacacacctttgatatttaacataacctctacagtccctttttgtgattatcatcaaatcatgcatgtacatatatcaacttcacaggcacttcttaaataaactaggttactaaagcatcatacacacctttggtattcaacataaccactacattccctttttgtgattataattaaatcatgcatgtacatatatcaacttcacaagcacttcttaaataaatttctttctggatttcatattggcaaaatcatcaattatactctgaaaatcaatatttcttgttaGATCAGACTCAATGGTCAACAAGGCTAGGTTACACAATTTGTCTTGGCTCATTGTTGAACGGAGCTGGTTTTTCActcttttcaaaacagaaaatgaacgTTCTCCTTCACAGTTAGTAGCTGGAAGTATTAGGTAAAGGCGATACACTTTGTCAACATTAGGGAAGGTTTCTGAGATACCTGCATTTCTTAAATGTTTCAAAGCAGCTGAGGGCGCACATTTTTCAGGTGGAGCTTTAAATCTGATTCATATACCCAGAAAAATGAACTATTTCTTCAACAAATGTGTCCTGAACATCTGCTGAAATGTGTTGTTGCAACTTTAATGCAGCTTCTCTCAATTCTGCATCTGGCATAGTAGTAATTTTGAACAGAAATCCAAACTTGTCATTGAGATTCTggtagatttcttttcttttcaccaaTTCTGTAATCAGTGAATCCAGAATGACGAAGTATGTAGCTGTCTTACATTTCTGCCTTGGTAGCAATACAATTTCATTGTCTGGCTCTTCAAAATTGCGTTTCCTCTTCCTTGACCGCTGATGATCAGCCCGGTAACTGTAGTCTTTCACCAGCAGTTTAGCTTTCTCTTCAAACATTTCAAAAGCTTCATCATTGCGAAGTGAGATTACAAATTCCACTAAGCCTGCATAGAGGTTAGCACAAGTAgccatttcaatttcagttttctgAAGTGTCTTGTTCGTGGCATTTAACCGTTCCAGTATACAGTCCCAAAGCACACAGAGTAGGGCCAATTCAAAATCTTCCAATTTCGATGCTAAGCTGGCTGCTTCGCTTCTTGTAGTTGCTGTCTGGTCTTCATCCTCTGCTATTTGGATCAAAGCAGAACGTATTTCAGCAAAGCTGTCTTTCAAAGCATGTGTTGCATCATGCTGCGCTGACCACCTTGTTGTTGATAATGATTTGATGACATCTCCATGAATGGTTGACTTGAGTATACTCCACCGATGCGTTGAAGCAGAGAAAAAATTAAAGAGTGCTTGTAAAAGTCCAAAAAATGAAACTGCAGCAACACAACACTCCGCAGCACATGACCCAACAAGATTAAGAGAATGTGCTGAGCAGGGCACATATTCAGCAAGTGGGTTGATTTGCTTAATATGGGCTTGCAATCCATTACATTTACCCGACATGTTACTTGCATTGTTATAGCTCTGGCCACGGCAATCCATAATAGAGAGATCATGTTCAAGCAGAGTATCCAGTACT encodes:
- the LOC137639496 gene encoding zinc finger MYM-type protein 1-like; the encoded protein is MSSTICNEFIELMTKKVLNNIIATVKTTKYFAIIVDSTPDISHTVQLTFIVRFVDSSGKPVERFIKFIPLSGHDGETMMNVVLDTLLEHDLSIMDCRGQSYNNASNMSGKCNGLQAHIKQINPLAEYVPCSAHSLNLVGSCAAECCVAAVSFFGLLQALFNFFSASTHRWSILKSTIHGDVIKSLSTTRWSAQHDATHALKDSFAEIRSALIQIAEDEDQTATTRSEAASLASKLEDFELALLCVLWDCILERLNATNKTLQKTEIEMATCANLYAGLVEFVISLRNDEAFEMFEEKAKLLVKDYSYRADHQRSRKRKRNFEEPDNEIVLLPRQKCKTATYFVILDSLITELVKRKEIYQNLNDKFGFLFKITTMPDAELREAALKLQQHISADVQDTFVEEIVHFSGYMNQI